In the genome of Montipora foliosa isolate CH-2021 chromosome 3, ASM3666993v2, whole genome shotgun sequence, one region contains:
- the LOC137994532 gene encoding histamine H2 receptor-like, with product MANVSVSGLANLTMNGEEKDVFSLVFISITIIVNTIACPFTIGLNMLVIIAIKKMRRLQNNGNIMLACLAVTDVLTGLTSQPSFILWKTAFLLGSDNAKVFYSIHGLCIIVLSYYSALHLMMVVGEKMIAIKYPFWYPSVMTTRNMKMGVLFCWVYSSSFGLSIYLTRVSGAVYYISSSHILIVCVVFVSTSNVILYFETRRHQKMIKAQQLTQEQVETFLKENKAFKTTVIVVGAVGICLVPGILYTVMLAIGFSQEILGSMDGMARTFVMINSLLNPLIYCWRQEEIRTFVLRTLMQAVHPVN from the coding sequence ATGGCAAACGTCTCTGTTTCCGGTTTGGCAAACCTCACGATGAATGGCGAAGAAAAAGATGTTTTCAGCTTGGTCTTTATTTCCATAACCATCATCGTTAACACTATCGCCTGTCCATTCACAATCGGACTGAACATGTTGGTGATaatcgcaataaaaaaaatgcgaAGACTTCAGAACAACGGGAACATCATGTTGGCTTGTTTAGCCGTCACAGATGTGTTGACAGGTCTGACCTCGCAGCCTTCGTTTATTCTGTGGAAAACAGCCTTCCTGCTTGGTAGCGACAACGCTAAAGTCTTCTATTCCATTCACGGGCTCTGCATTATTGTGCTTTCTTATTACTCGGCTCTTCATCTCATGATGGTTGTCGGCGAGAAAATGATAGCAATCAAATATCCGTTTTGGTATCCTTCGGTTATGACAACACGAAACATGAAGATGGGAGTCTTGTTTTGCTGGGTGTATAGCAGTTCTTTTGGGCTGTCTATTTACTTGACCCGCGTAAGCGGTGCCGTGTATTATATTTCTTCCTCTCACATTCTTATTGTTTGTGTTGTTTTCGTTTCTACTTCTAACGTAATCCTTTATTTTGAAACTCGTCGGCACCAAAAGATGATTAAAGCTCAACAGCTAACGCAAGAACAAGTAGAAACATTCCTTAAGGAGAATAAAGCATTCAAGACAACCGTAATAGTGGTCGGTGCTGTTGGAATTTGTTTGGTACCCGGAATTTTGTACACTGTTATGTTAGCAATTGGATTTTCCCAGGAGATTTTAGGGTCAATGGACGGAATGGCACGCACTTTCGTGATGATAAATTCTCTTCTTAATCCTTTGATTTATTGCTGGCGACAAGAAGAAATAAGAACGTTTGTATTAAGAACTTTAATGCAAGCGGTGCATCCAGTTAACTAG